The proteins below come from a single Hippocampus zosterae strain Florida chromosome 5, ASM2543408v3, whole genome shotgun sequence genomic window:
- the LOC127600254 gene encoding zinc fingers and homeoboxes protein 2-like — MSSRRKASTPCMIRPQETMVALDEEEETTENHTEEDAMETDPSGDQDLIGKTSDSPAAPDIPVSESSDSSKSTRKQQRGYECKYCTFSTQNLNTFKEHVDANHPNVILNPLYVCAVCNFNTKKFDSLTEHNDRNHPGENNFKFKRIKMNNQTVLEQTIEGCSSNAVIYNSSSVISGKAEGQSTVSLSKTTAAKLGKQKVPSSDNKRTEPQLCKLNPDLKKAITALNVNGTVIIPDSTLLKADGLSHIMPSLQRPVNYTQVPKIAIPLNTSKYNPSLDDNLTLISSFNKFPYPTQAELSWLTAVSKHPEEQIKVWFTTQRLKQGISWSPEEVEEARKKMFNGTISSVPQTFTVVTPHLTTQSSANTPPVTSAVSKCVQPAASVLQSVPCQLLGQTSLVLTPVANGSTVTCAPLALTLANQVAQSLKRPLPSPSTASESKRPSIIQAISTPIATSKLALPKVLNFTADPNKTAEQLSVLRSSYMQCPFPEEEEIYRLIETTGLSRGEIKKWFSEQRLLNLKGVHPPPVLVKAEVTPVPKDGPVRRAVPSHFPLLERVKGKSSEQLKALEESFQRSVAPTDAEIDQLAQETRLSKTEVDCWFSERRALRDNMEKALLSVTSKTTDDKGDRPGVLLNGSSHCEQDGKLLQSSALPPFLSSSSSSSSPPVLAASSPHPPTLSASASPPILNSSSSSSPHPPILSLSTSPAPIPSGSLTLLREMFCRTQWPTPEEYSQLEAQTSMGRTDIVRWFKEHRSALKNGEILAWLEAYQSQKDQQKSGQELNGESFDKQHHGVSLEAKVEDVGEKKTAAASLENSKLPNSDTVQWLTEKLTHNVSDLSQARLDQTSSSIAEKGRWIQVTVAVDKESEGGLQRQRLAADTDVLTMEQPGRVTG, encoded by the exons ATGTCGAGCCGGCGGAAGGCTTCCACTCCCTGTATGATCCGACCACAGGAGACCATGGTGGCactggatgaggaggaggag ACAACAGAGAACCACACTGAGGAAGATGCTATGGAGACAGATCCATCAGGTGACCAAGACTTGATCGGGAAGACCTCTGACTCCCCAGCAGCACCTGACATCCCAGTGTCTGAGTCGTCAGACAGTTCCAAGTCTACACGGAAACAGCAAAGGGGCTATGAGTGCAAGTACTGCACCTTCTCCACTCAGAACCTGAACACATTCAAGGAACACGTGGATGCCAACCACCCCAATGTCATCCTCAACCCACTGTACGTGTGCGCTGTATGTAACTTCAACACGAAAAAGTTTGACTCTCTGACAGAACACAACGATAGGAATCATCCCGGGGAGAACAACTTCAAGTTCAAACGCATCAAAATGAACAATCAGACAGTTTTGGAACAGACAATAGAGGGCTGCAGCAGCAATGCAGTCATTTACAATAGTTCCAGTGTCATATCTGGTAAAGCAGAGGGGCAGAGCACTGTTTCCCTCAGCAAAACCACTGCAGCCAAGTTGGGGAAACAAAAAGTCCCGTCCTCAGATAATAAACGGACGGAGCCTCAGTTATGTAAACTGAACCCCGACTTGAAGAAAGCAATCACGGCACTCAATGTCAACGGGACAGTCATCATCCCAGACTCAACTCTTCTCAAAGCAGACGGCCTTTCGCACATCATGCCTTCCCTGCAGCGGCCTGTAAACTACACCCAG GTGCCGAAGATTGCGATTCCCCTCAACACAAGCAAATACAATCCATCGCTGGACGACAACCTGACCCTCATCTCTTCTTTCAACAAGTTCCCGTACCCAACACAAGCTGAGCTCTCTTGGCTTACCGCGGTCTCCAAACATCCGGAGGAGCAAATTAAAGTCTGGTTTACAACTCAGCGGCTCAAACAGGGCATTAGCTGGTCACCGGAAGAG GTAGAGGAAGCAAGAAAGAAGATGTTCAATGGAACAATCTCATCTGTACCTCAGACTTTCACCGTTGTAACCCCTCATCTTACCACTCAGTCATCCGCCAACACACCACCAGTAACGAGCGCAGTTTCGAAATGCGTGCAGCCTGCGGCTTCAGTCCTCCAATCCGTCCCTTGTCAGCTGCTTGGACAGACCAGTCTGGTGCTGACTCCCGTTGCCAACGGCTCGACTGTTACCTGTGCACCACTGGCACTCACGTTGGCAAACCAG GTTGCTCAGTCGCTCAAACGACCCTTGCCCTCACCCTCAACTGCCTCCGAGAGTAAACGGCCCTCCATCATTCAAGCCATATCGACGCCTATTGCCACATCCAAGCTCGCCTTGCCCAAAGTGTTAAATTTCACTGCAGACCCCAACAAAACAGCTGAGCAGCTATCAGTGCTGCGGTCCAGTTACATGCAGTGTCCTTTCCCAGAGGAAGAAGAG ATCTACAGGCTGATAGAGACCACCGGGCTGTCCAGAGGCGAGATTAAGAAGTGGTTCAGTGAACAAAGGCTCCTTAATCTCAAAG GTGTTCATCCACCCCCAGTGTTGGTGAAAGCTGAGGTGACTCCAGTACCTAAAGATGGACCCGTTAGGAGAGCGGTCCCGAGCCACTTCCCCCTGCTGGAGCGAGTGAAAGGGAAGTCCTCAGAGCAACTGAAGGCACTTGAGGAGAGTTTCCAGAGAAGCGTCGCTCCAACGGACGCTGAGATTG ACCAACTGGCCCAGGAGACCAGGCTGTCCAAGACTGAAGTGGACTGCTGGTTTTCTGAGCGCAGGGCGCTGAGGGACAACATGGAGAAGGCCTTGCTCAGCGTGACGTCCAAGACAACAGATGACAAAGGCGACAGGCCAGGAGTGTTGCTCAATGGTTCCTCACATTGCGAGCAGGATGGAAAACTGCTCCAATCATCAGCACTCCCACCATTCctctcttcttcatcctcttcaaGCTCCCCTCCTGTGCTCGCAGCCTCCTCCCCTCATCCCCCAACCTTGTCTGCCTCTGCATCACCTCCCATCCTAaattcatcctcctcttcttctccacATCCTCCCATCCTCTCTCTGTCGACAAGCCCCGCTCCCATTCCAAGTGGCTCACTCACCCTTCTGCGAGAG ATGTTCTGTCGGACCCAGTGGCCAACACCTGAGGAGTACAGTCAGCTGGAAGCGCAAACAAGCATGGGCCGCACTGACATTGTCCGCTGGTTTAAGGAACATCGCTCGGCATTGAAGAATGGTGAGATCCTGGCCTGGTTGGAAGCTTACCAGAGCCAAAAAGATCAGCAGAAATCTGGACAAGAGCTGAACGGAGAAAGTTTTGACAAACAACACCATGGTGTATCACTGGAAGCAAAAG TTGAGGACGTTGGCGAGAAGAAAACAGCGGCAGCATCTTTGGAGAACTCCAAGCTGCCTAATTCAGACACAGTACAGTGGTTGACTGAAAAACTAACTCACAATGTGTCGGACCTGAGCCAGGCTAGGCTGGACCAGACCAGCTCTAGCATTGCTGAAAAGGGGAG GTGGATTCAAGTGACTGTTGCTGTGGACAAAGAGAGTGAGGGAGGATTACAAAGACAGCGACTGGCAGCAGATACTGATGTTTTGACCATGGAGCAACCAGGGAGGGTCACTGGCTGA